A stretch of the Desulfobacter sp. genome encodes the following:
- a CDS encoding IS4 family transposase has protein sequence MTHISVPKKRLRSLNFDNFRCPLIKSLSKAPELQSRGDRPLKMTFEDQINALVYFHLQEHKSARHLIQDLKENVFAKENIAPDGGISRSSFCEAINHRGLEQLQFIFEDLYKQALECHPGEHAELGELVSIDGSLINAVLSMHWANYRKGSKKAKVHCGFDINHGIPNKIFLTEGNGAERTFVPKILSKGQTGVMDRGYQSHKEFDLLQEQGKHFVCRIKTRTTRTIIDNHETPSDSYIFYDALVKLGTPNQNQTKRPVRVVGYKIAGVKYYVATDRHDLTAEQIATIYKLRWTIEDFFKWWKEHLKVYHLIARSEYGLMVQILGGLITYLLLAIHCQKQFNEKVTIKRVRQLRTAILNDLFGCEEQGSHSSNRDKIVKDQKIIEQAKT, from the coding sequence ATGACGCACATCTCAGTCCCTAAAAAACGACTACGGTCCCTGAACTTTGACAATTTCAGGTGCCCTCTGATAAAGTCACTTTCAAAAGCACCGGAATTACAATCTCGAGGAGACCGCCCTTTAAAAATGACATTCGAAGACCAGATAAATGCTTTGGTTTATTTCCATCTTCAGGAGCACAAGTCTGCCCGACATTTAATTCAGGATCTCAAGGAGAATGTTTTTGCTAAAGAAAATATTGCGCCAGACGGTGGTATCAGCCGTAGTAGTTTCTGTGAAGCCATCAATCACAGGGGACTCGAACAACTGCAATTTATCTTTGAGGATCTTTATAAACAGGCTCTTGAGTGTCATCCGGGTGAACACGCCGAGTTAGGAGAGTTGGTTTCCATTGACGGTAGTCTCATAAATGCAGTCCTTTCAATGCACTGGGCGAACTACAGAAAAGGAAGTAAAAAAGCCAAAGTACATTGCGGATTTGACATTAATCACGGAATCCCAAACAAAATCTTTTTGACTGAAGGCAACGGCGCTGAACGCACTTTTGTTCCCAAAATACTTTCCAAGGGGCAAACAGGTGTTATGGATCGTGGATATCAATCCCATAAAGAATTTGACCTGCTTCAGGAGCAAGGCAAACATTTTGTCTGCCGTATAAAAACCAGGACAACAAGAACAATTATTGATAACCACGAGACCCCTTCCGACAGCTACATTTTTTATGATGCACTGGTTAAACTTGGTACTCCGAATCAAAACCAGACGAAAAGGCCTGTTCGGGTTGTTGGCTATAAAATTGCTGGCGTCAAATACTATGTGGCAACTGACAGGCATGATTTAACAGCGGAACAAATAGCAACAATTTATAAACTCCGGTGGACCATTGAGGATTTTTTCAAATGGTGGAAAGAACATCTGAAGGTATATCATCTCATTGCCCGCAGTGAATACGGCCTTATGGTTCAGATTCTTGGCGGCCTTATCACTTACCTGTTACTGGCAATCCATTGCCAAAAACAGTTTAATGAAAAGGTCACGATCAAAAGAGTTCGGCAGCTGCGAACCGCCATTCTAAATGACCTGTTTGGCTGCGAGGAGCAGGGCTCTCATAGTTCAAACAGGGACAAGATTGTCAAAGATCAAAAAATTATTGAGCAAGCAAAAACCTAA
- a CDS encoding transposase translates to MTEENTEFDFQKALKGIQEGKPFTGKGGVLTSLIKNLAEAALEGELESHLGQEVSANRRNGKSKKTIKSLDGKFELETPRDRAGTFSPQIVKKHQTTLSDEIERKIIALYGLGMSYNDMASHLQEIYGLEISNATLSQ, encoded by the coding sequence ATGACCGAAGAAAACACCGAATTTGATTTTCAAAAAGCCCTTAAAGGCATCCAGGAAGGTAAACCCTTCACAGGTAAGGGCGGCGTCCTTACATCATTAATCAAAAATCTTGCTGAAGCTGCTCTTGAAGGAGAGTTGGAGTCCCATCTCGGGCAGGAAGTTTCTGCCAACCGCCGTAATGGAAAAAGCAAAAAGACCATTAAATCCCTGGATGGTAAATTTGAGCTGGAAACCCCGCGTGACAGGGCCGGAACCTTCTCTCCACAGATCGTCAAAAAACATCAGACAACGCTCAGCGATGAAATTGAAAGAAAGATAATAGCCCTTTACGGCCTGGGCATGAGTTATAATGATATGGCTTCCCATTTACAGGAAATCTATGGACTTGAGATTTCAAATGCCACTCTGAGCCAGTGA
- a CDS encoding cache domain-containing protein, whose amino-acid sequence MKIKLSIANKLFLFSVIALTIVMIPLFFLTNQALKDLGNFADKANTRQIRDISKIFLMEITREKVKKFNEKALRYQACIAFLAKKAQEIYNQPAFSENLSFQFSNLALNQKNHIFYTPESMVCQTAYWGGKTMDPDILKELHRLSSLDSLMETASALTGDLTPVHITTLSGIGKYYTHDPAARAKYFNLPIPCKADLRDEKYIGIFKTGKTEDRIARMTEPYLGIIQNKPQINAVAPFFDKKGVLRGGAGIDLPMDRISSELNPASSPERFSFILDLKGRVIALPRQYTALLGLPVQNPEKLPGPALADSSIPGFKKIARAIQQKEGRFFRVDTGKTAYLMMTAPFVGKEHMLVEVVSEKTILESVVKTRFALGKTLSLVSENFLIFAELTLILAFFCIYILLETFIRPIKNSPP is encoded by the coding sequence TTGAAAATTAAACTCTCTATTGCCAATAAACTCTTTCTCTTTTCCGTGATTGCACTGACCATTGTCATGATCCCCTTGTTTTTTTTGACAAACCAGGCCCTAAAAGACCTGGGTAATTTTGCAGACAAGGCAAACACCCGTCAAATCAGAGACATCTCCAAGATCTTTCTCATGGAAATCACCCGGGAAAAGGTTAAAAAATTCAATGAAAAAGCCTTGCGCTACCAGGCGTGTATCGCCTTTTTGGCCAAAAAAGCCCAAGAGATATACAACCAGCCAGCATTCTCAGAAAACCTGTCTTTTCAATTTTCTAACCTGGCTTTAAATCAGAAAAATCATATTTTTTACACCCCCGAATCCATGGTTTGCCAGACAGCATACTGGGGTGGAAAAACCATGGATCCAGACATCCTAAAAGAACTTCACCGTCTCTCCTCCCTGGACTCTTTGATGGAGACAGCCAGCGCCTTAACCGGAGATCTGACCCCGGTCCATATCACCACCCTGTCCGGGATCGGGAAATACTACACCCATGACCCTGCAGCACGCGCAAAATACTTTAACCTGCCCATACCCTGTAAAGCCGACCTGAGGGATGAAAAATATATCGGTATTTTTAAAACAGGAAAAACAGAGGATAGGATCGCCAGGATGACCGAGCCTTACCTGGGTATCATTCAGAACAAACCCCAGATCAATGCTGTTGCCCCCTTTTTTGATAAAAAAGGGGTTTTAAGGGGGGGTGCCGGAATAGATCTGCCCATGGACAGAATCTCCAGCGAGCTAAATCCTGCCAGCAGCCCAGAACGATTTTCCTTTATCCTGGACCTTAAAGGCCGGGTGATCGCTTTACCCCGCCAATATACCGCCCTGCTAGGACTGCCCGTTCAAAATCCCGAAAAACTGCCCGGCCCCGCCCTGGCTGATTCATCCATTCCCGGATTTAAAAAAATCGCCCGGGCCATTCAACAAAAAGAGGGCCGGTTTTTCAGAGTTGATACCGGAAAAACCGCCTATTTAATGATGACCGCCCCTTTTGTGGGCAAAGAACACATGCTTGTAGAGGTTGTCAGTGAAAAAACCATTCTTGAATCTGTTGTTAAAACCCGGTTTGCCCTGGGCAAAACCCTTTCCCTGGTGTCTGAAAATTTTTTGATCTTTGCCGAGCTGACCCTGATTTTAGCCTTTTTCTGCATCTACATCTTGCTGGAGACCTTTATTCGGCCCATTAAAAACTCACCGCCATGA
- a CDS encoding 3D domain-containing protein, producing MILATQKWIFSVTMTVIGLAVFSAFMDHGAESCVPVVQKNCPVLYPLPQKPPSFKPVDSDEIFPLLTYVEARAKRRVTAYNEGDAGQCDDDPCISANGENICLALENGLKRCAANFVPLGTRIWVQGFGECLVTDRMNQRFQHRVDIAMPLGEKEKALEFGMKHLEVKVLSQM from the coding sequence TTGATCCTGGCAACCCAAAAATGGATTTTTTCGGTCACGATGACGGTCATTGGCCTGGCGGTTTTCAGTGCATTCATGGATCATGGTGCAGAATCCTGCGTCCCTGTTGTCCAGAAAAATTGCCCCGTCCTTTATCCTTTGCCCCAGAAACCCCCATCGTTTAAACCGGTTGATTCAGATGAAATTTTTCCTTTGCTGACCTATGTTGAGGCCAGGGCAAAAAGACGGGTGACCGCCTATAATGAAGGAGATGCGGGACAATGCGATGATGACCCCTGCATCAGCGCCAATGGTGAAAATATTTGCCTGGCCCTGGAAAACGGACTCAAGCGCTGTGCCGCTAATTTTGTACCTTTAGGTACCCGAATCTGGGTCCAGGGATTTGGCGAATGCCTGGTAACGGACCGGATGAATCAAAGATTTCAGCATCGGGTTGATATTGCCATGCCCCTTGGGGAAAAAGAAAAAGCCCTTGAATTCGGGATGAAACATCTTGAGGTCAAGGTCTTGTCCCAGATGTGA
- a CDS encoding sensor histidine kinase: MQQPNRTLLITIEDTGMGIEPERLALVTRSHIKGEKRQGFGLGLSIVSRLCTRFGWRLRSTPVRVRAPASG, encoded by the coding sequence ATGCAACAACCTAACCGGACACTACTGATTACCATTGAAGATACGGGCATGGGAATTGAGCCGGAAAGACTTGCCCTTGTGACCCGCTCCCATATCAAAGGGGAAAAACGCCAGGGATTCGGGCTGGGCTTGAGTATTGTATCCCGTCTATGCACCCGGTTTGGCTGGCGCTTAAGATCGACTCCCGTCCGGGTAAGGGCTCCTGCGTCAGGATAG
- a CDS encoding IS4 family transposase, giving the protein MTHISVPKKQLRSLNFDNFRCSLIKSLSKAPELQSRGDRPLKMTFEDQINALVYFHLQEHKSARHLIQDLKENVFAKENIAPDGGISRSSFCEAINHRGLEQLQFIFEDLYKQALECHPGEHAELGELVSIDGSLINAVLSMHWANYRKGSKKAKVHCGFDINHGIPNKIFLTEGNGAERTFVPKILSKGQTGVMDRGYQSHKEFDLLQEQGKHFVCRIKTRTTRTIIDNHETPSDSYIFYDALVKLGTPNQNQTKRPVRVVGYKIAGVKYYVATDRHDLTAEQIATIYKLRWTIEDFFKWWKEHLKVYHLIARSEYGLMVQILGGLITYLLLTIHCQKQFNEKVTIKRVRQLRTAILNDLFGCEEQGSHSSNRDNIVKDQKIIEQAKT; this is encoded by the coding sequence ATGACGCACATCTCAGTCCCTAAAAAACAACTACGGTCCCTGAACTTTGACAATTTCAGGTGCTCTCTGATAAAGTCACTTTCAAAAGCACCGGAATTACAATCTCGAGGAGACCGCCCTTTAAAAATGACATTCGAAGACCAGATAAATGCTTTGGTTTATTTCCATCTTCAGGAGCACAAGTCTGCCCGACATTTAATTCAGGATCTCAAGGAGAATGTTTTTGCTAAAGAAAATATTGCGCCAGACGGTGGTATCAGCCGTAGTAGTTTCTGTGAAGCCATCAATCACAGGGGACTCGAACAACTGCAATTTATCTTTGAGGATCTTTATAAACAGGCTCTTGAGTGTCATCCGGGTGAACACGCCGAGTTAGGAGAGTTGGTTTCCATTGACGGTAGTCTCATAAATGCAGTCCTTTCAATGCACTGGGCGAACTACAGAAAAGGAAGTAAAAAAGCCAAAGTACATTGCGGATTTGACATTAATCACGGAATCCCAAACAAAATCTTTTTGACTGAAGGCAACGGCGCTGAACGCACTTTTGTTCCCAAAATACTTTCCAAGGGGCAAACAGGTGTTATGGATCGTGGATATCAATCCCATAAAGAATTTGACCTGCTTCAGGAGCAAGGCAAACATTTTGTCTGCCGTATAAAAACCAGGACAACAAGAACAATTATTGATAACCACGAGACCCCTTCCGACAGCTACATTTTTTATGATGCACTGGTTAAACTTGGTACTCCGAATCAAAACCAGACGAAAAGGCCTGTTCGGGTTGTTGGCTATAAAATTGCTGGCGTCAAATACTATGTGGCAACTGACAGGCATGATTTAACAGCGGAACAAATAGCAACAATTTATAAACTCCGGTGGACCATTGAGGATTTTTTCAAATGGTGGAAAGAACATCTGAAGGTATATCATCTCATTGCCCGCAGTGAATACGGCCTTATGGTTCAGATTCTTGGCGGCCTTATCACTTACCTGTTACTGACAATCCATTGCCAAAAACAGTTTAATGAAAAGGTCACGATCAAAAGAGTTCGGCAGCTGCGAACCGCCATTCTAAATGACCTGTTTGGCTGCGAGGAGCAGGGCTCTCATAGTTCAAACAGGGACAATATTGTCAAAGATCAAAAAATTATTGAGCAAGCAAAAACCTAA
- a CDS encoding HAMP domain-containing histidine kinase: MIQLPDTGAFYYFRFHGRAFFQENEFLKSRQILLISLALLLISGAIIGGITSKVMFQPVKSLMDKIQGLNPENIPDHWTEKKQSNEIGMLTATIESGMNRIREFVQREKPFTRDASHELRTSLTVVKGAVEIMETQPEVLTNPLLKKPLNRISMSVKEMETTVETFLWLAREETDVNESCEVRPAVEKAFANTRHLIEKKDLVVNLDFRDNPVLGVREEILYIAVTNLLRNAFLYTSKGSVIIISEKNCITIQ, from the coding sequence GTGATTCAACTTCCCGATACAGGGGCGTTCTATTATTTTAGATTCCACGGGCGGGCATTTTTTCAGGAAAATGAATTCTTAAAATCCAGGCAGATCCTTTTGATTTCCCTGGCCCTGCTTTTGATTTCGGGCGCCATTATCGGGGGCATCACCTCCAAAGTGATGTTTCAGCCCGTGAAATCCTTGATGGATAAAATTCAGGGGTTGAATCCGGAAAATATTCCGGACCATTGGACAGAAAAAAAACAATCCAATGAAATCGGGATGCTCACCGCCACCATTGAGTCGGGCATGAACCGGATCCGGGAGTTTGTCCAAAGGGAGAAACCGTTTACCCGGGATGCCAGCCATGAGTTGAGAACCTCTTTGACCGTAGTCAAAGGGGCAGTTGAGATCATGGAAACCCAGCCGGAAGTTTTGACCAATCCCCTGCTTAAAAAACCCTTGAACAGAATTTCTATGTCTGTGAAGGAGATGGAAACCACGGTTGAAACCTTTTTATGGCTGGCCCGGGAGGAAACAGATGTCAATGAGTCCTGTGAGGTCAGGCCTGCCGTGGAAAAAGCCTTTGCCAATACCAGACACCTTATTGAAAAGAAAGATCTGGTGGTGAATCTGGATTTTCGTGATAATCCTGTTCTTGGGGTGAGAGAAGAAATTTTGTATATTGCGGTGACCAATCTTTTGCGCAATGCGTTTTTGTATACCTCCAAAGGATCTGTGATCATCATATCTGAAAAAAATTGTATTACCATTCAGTGA
- a CDS encoding response regulator has product MALACVFIIGGHHLALTQAYDVIVLDLMLPGMDGITLCKKLRRQADKQVPVIMLTARDTLDDKLVGFDSSADDYLVKPFALKELEARIRALAKRKSREKRS; this is encoded by the coding sequence ATGGCCCTGGCCTGTGTTTTCATCATTGGCGGGCATCACCTGGCCCTGACCCAGGCGTATGACGTGATCGTTCTGGATCTCATGCTTCCGGGAATGGACGGGATCACCCTGTGTAAAAAATTGCGCAGGCAGGCGGATAAACAGGTGCCGGTCATCATGCTCACGGCCAGGGACACACTGGACGACAAGCTTGTGGGGTTTGATTCAAGCGCTGACGACTATCTGGTAAAACCCTTTGCCTTAAAAGAGCTGGAGGCCAGGATAAGGGCATTGGCCAAACGAAAGTCCAGGGAGAAAAGATCCTGA
- a CDS encoding amino acid ABC transporter ATP-binding protein produces MKTDDACIFKLENMTKRFGQTLAVDNVSLCVQKGEKIVIVGPSGSGKSTLLRAINILEEIDEGRIIFKGKPSGYVEKKGKQVLDHPQKVCALRAKIGMVFQNFNLFPHMTVLENVMEGPLTVLKEKKKAAGKTAHAMLEKVGLLDKSDVFPATLSGGQQQRVAIARALAMKPDIMLFDEPTSALDPELVGEVFNTIKTLAQEGMTMIIVTHQMGFAREVADQVIFMEKGAFVAQAPPDRFFGDCLKNERISDFIRNVL; encoded by the coding sequence ATGAAAACAGATGATGCCTGCATCTTCAAACTTGAAAATATGACCAAGCGGTTTGGCCAGACCCTGGCCGTGGACAATGTCAGCCTTTGTGTTCAAAAAGGAGAGAAAATTGTCATTGTAGGGCCTTCGGGTTCGGGCAAATCCACCCTGCTCAGGGCAATTAATATCCTGGAAGAGATTGATGAGGGCCGGATTATTTTCAAGGGCAAGCCATCAGGATATGTGGAAAAAAAGGGAAAACAGGTTCTGGATCATCCCCAGAAGGTCTGTGCCCTGCGCGCGAAAATCGGGATGGTGTTTCAGAATTTTAATCTTTTCCCCCATATGACGGTTCTGGAAAATGTCATGGAAGGTCCCCTTACCGTTTTAAAGGAGAAAAAGAAAGCCGCCGGTAAAACAGCCCATGCCATGCTTGAAAAAGTAGGGCTTCTGGACAAGTCTGATGTCTTTCCGGCTACCCTGTCCGGGGGGCAGCAGCAGCGGGTGGCCATTGCCCGGGCCCTTGCCATGAAACCGGATATCATGCTCTTTGACGAACCCACATCAGCCCTTGATCCCGAACTTGTGGGCGAGGTGTTCAACACCATTAAAACCCTGGCCCAGGAAGGGATGACAATGATTATTGTCACCCATCAGATGGGCTTTGCCAGGGAAGTGGCCGACCAGGTCATTTTTATGGAAAAAGGGGCCTTTGTGGCCCAGGCACCCCCAGATCGTTTTTTTGGCGATTGTCTCAAAAATGAGAGAATCTCAGATTTTATCCGGAATGTGCTTTAA
- a CDS encoding amino acid ABC transporter permease, which translates to MVNRIYMMKRRAAGILFILVCLAFFPATAPAQEPDPIFVTANNLIAAGEYQTAIDLVMTVPEPGPGLSGADFSRSRMLAASLFHALEDIPRARAACEQVLAVFPDHVEAKNFLSSLAQEQLPFYQAFYRDCKRFLPALLKGAVMTLCLTLCTMMVSPLGGLFIALGRISSFSPLAGLCWFIIWFFRGTPLLLQLFFIYYGLPSLGITLSPVTAAVIGLSLNYSAYLAEIIRAGIQSIGQGQMEAAKALGMNYAQAMRRIIVPQTYKRILPPVGNEFIALIKDTALVSTIAMVELMRSADQIFNTYFNVNVLIIAAMIYLGFTTVFTLVFERVERKVGAYENR; encoded by the coding sequence ATGGTAAACCGAATCTACATGATGAAACGCCGGGCAGCCGGGATACTATTCATTCTGGTCTGCCTGGCCTTTTTTCCGGCCACGGCGCCTGCACAAGAGCCGGATCCCATCTTTGTAACGGCCAACAACCTGATCGCGGCAGGAGAATACCAGACAGCCATTGATCTTGTGATGACCGTGCCTGAGCCCGGACCCGGGCTCAGCGGCGCTGATTTTTCCCGCTCCCGGATGCTGGCCGCCTCCCTTTTTCATGCCCTTGAAGATATTCCAAGGGCCAGGGCCGCATGTGAACAGGTGCTGGCGGTTTTTCCCGATCATGTTGAGGCAAAAAACTTTTTGTCCTCCCTGGCCCAAGAACAACTCCCGTTTTACCAGGCCTTTTACAGAGATTGTAAACGGTTTCTGCCCGCCCTGCTCAAAGGGGCGGTCATGACCCTTTGTCTGACCCTTTGCACCATGATGGTCTCTCCTTTGGGCGGACTTTTTATAGCCCTTGGGCGGATTTCCTCCTTTTCTCCCCTGGCCGGTCTTTGCTGGTTCATTATCTGGTTTTTCAGGGGCACCCCTTTGCTGCTTCAGCTTTTTTTCATTTATTACGGCCTGCCTTCCCTGGGCATTACCCTCTCTCCTGTGACTGCAGCTGTTATCGGCCTGAGCCTTAATTATTCTGCCTACCTTGCCGAGATTATCAGGGCCGGGATCCAGAGTATCGGCCAGGGACAGATGGAAGCGGCCAAGGCCCTGGGCATGAACTATGCTCAGGCCATGAGGCGGATCATTGTTCCCCAGACCTATAAGCGGATTCTGCCGCCCGTGGGCAATGAATTTATTGCCCTGATAAAGGATACCGCCCTGGTCTCCACCATTGCCATGGTGGAACTCATGAGGTCGGCGGACCAGATTTTCAATACCTATTTTAATGTCAATGTGCTCATCATTGCCGCCATGATTTATCTTGGGTTTACAACCGTGTTTACCCTGGTGTTTGAACGCGTCGAGCGAAAGGTCGGGGCCTATGAAAACAGATGA
- a CDS encoding amino acid ABC transporter substrate-binding protein translates to MKKILVLLACLFALSSVCYAGDGSLDRIKESKKLVIGLDDSFPPMGYRVADGTLVGFDVDAAQEVGKRLGLEIVWKPTAWSGVVHSLNSKMFDCIWNGMTITPERQEKVAFTKPYIMDGQIAVVRFAEKRFKTHKDLGNTIIGAQKDSSAIKAIGKMENQPKEVKEYADNPKALLDLEAGRTDAVVIDNVAGRHAISKRIGKFKALPGNISKEPFGIAFRKADADLLNAVQKTIDEMIADGTMAKISKKWFAEDITNPEKW, encoded by the coding sequence ATGAAAAAGATTTTAGTTTTATTGGCCTGCCTGTTTGCCCTGTCCTCGGTTTGTTATGCAGGGGATGGTTCCCTTGACCGCATAAAAGAGAGCAAAAAACTGGTGATCGGTCTGGATGACTCTTTCCCGCCCATGGGATATCGGGTTGCCGACGGCACCTTGGTGGGATTTGATGTGGATGCAGCCCAGGAAGTGGGCAAGCGCTTAGGTCTTGAAATTGTCTGGAAACCCACGGCCTGGTCCGGAGTGGTTCACTCCCTGAACTCAAAGATGTTTGACTGCATCTGGAACGGGATGACCATTACTCCGGAACGCCAGGAAAAGGTGGCCTTTACCAAACCCTATATCATGGACGGACAGATTGCCGTGGTCAGGTTTGCTGAAAAGCGTTTCAAAACCCATAAAGACCTGGGCAATACCATTATCGGCGCACAGAAGGATTCTTCAGCCATCAAGGCCATTGGGAAAATGGAGAATCAACCCAAAGAGGTCAAGGAATACGCAGACAATCCCAAGGCCCTTCTGGACCTTGAAGCAGGCCGTACAGACGCCGTGGTCATTGACAATGTGGCCGGCCGCCATGCCATTTCCAAACGGATCGGCAAGTTTAAAGCCCTTCCCGGAAATATCAGCAAAGAACCCTTCGGCATTGCCTTTCGCAAGGCCGACGCAGATCTGCTGAACGCGGTTCAAAAGACCATTGATGAGATGATCGCAGACGGCACCATGGCCAAAATTTCAAAAAAATGGTTTGCCGAGGATATTACCAATCCTGAAAAATGGTAA
- a CDS encoding lactate utilization protein, whose amino-acid sequence MKMRDLIKLFKENAGQVGTCVYQADCLDQGFEKAVEICLAKPLLVPLMDIPGDLDPGTTKILAAPNLDEPSFHLLETKCRAHPGIVLIKEGLGNYPWGIDMGITLMDFGIASTGTLVLNSNKEETRLSTMLPEVHLAILHTSKIRSTALEMAGELNELVSGSGSYTAFITGASRTADIERVLAVGVHGPLERHIILVED is encoded by the coding sequence ATGAAAATGAGGGACCTGATCAAACTTTTTAAAGAAAATGCCGGCCAGGTCGGGACCTGTGTCTATCAGGCGGATTGCCTTGATCAAGGATTTGAAAAAGCTGTGGAGATCTGTCTGGCCAAACCCCTGCTAGTCCCTCTCATGGATATACCGGGTGATCTGGATCCCGGAACCACTAAAATTTTGGCTGCACCCAACCTGGATGAGCCCAGCTTTCATCTTCTGGAAACAAAATGCCGCGCTCACCCTGGCATTGTTCTGATCAAAGAGGGCCTTGGTAACTATCCTTGGGGCATTGATATGGGGATTACCCTCATGGATTTTGGTATTGCCAGCACCGGCACCCTGGTCTTGAACTCCAATAAAGAAGAGACACGGCTTTCCACCATGCTTCCTGAAGTCCACCTGGCCATTCTCCACACTTCAAAAATCCGGTCCACCGCCCTTGAAATGGCCGGAGAACTCAATGAATTGGTAAGCGGTTCAGGTTCCTATACCGCCTTTATCACCGGGGCCAGCAGGACAGCCGATATCGAACGGGTGCTTGCCGTTGGGGTTCATGGGCCTTTGGAACGTCACATTATTCTGGTGGAAGATTAG
- a CDS encoding TRAP transporter large permease subunit produces the protein MSLEFMTVAMFATLILAIIFGHPLAYTLVAVATLFGLIDNGFSLPMLFDMFVNNAWGLMNNYTLVAIPLFILMAQLLDRSKVSDALFESLYVVLGGIKGGLGLAVVVVCTVFAATTGIIGASVVAMGLLATPALINKGYQKELTAGIICASGTLGILIPPSIMMVVYGGLTGMKETSVGNLFAGAILPGLVLAGLYFTYIFIRCNFNPTLGPPISKQEAAVYTPAQKWSMTLKSLVPPLALILAVMGTILAGVATPTEAAGLGALGSIILAFCNKKLTLTVLKESAYATLRTTAMVMMLFIGGKFFSTVFLSMGGGDVVADLLIGSGMNRWFILAVMMAIVFLMGMFIDWAAILLVTVPIFMPIAMELGFNPLWFSILMCVNLQTSFLTPPFGYALFYFKGVAPEGYTMMHIYKGILPFVFLQVVSIGLLCLFPGLVTWLPAIFFGS, from the coding sequence ATGAGTCTTGAATTCATGACTGTGGCCATGTTTGCCACCCTTATCCTGGCCATTATTTTTGGCCACCCTCTGGCCTATACCCTGGTAGCAGTGGCCACCCTGTTCGGCCTTATCGATAATGGATTTTCCCTTCCCATGCTCTTTGACATGTTTGTCAACAATGCCTGGGGACTGATGAATAATTATACCCTGGTGGCGATTCCTCTGTTTATTCTCATGGCACAGTTGCTGGACCGGTCCAAGGTCTCGGATGCGTTGTTTGAATCTTTGTACGTGGTGCTGGGAGGGATTAAAGGCGGACTCGGCCTGGCTGTTGTGGTGGTCTGCACGGTATTTGCCGCCACCACCGGGATTATCGGGGCATCGGTTGTGGCCATGGGGCTTCTGGCAACCCCTGCCCTGATCAACAAAGGATACCAAAAAGAGCTGACCGCGGGTATCATCTGTGCATCGGGCACCCTGGGAATCCTGATTCCCCCCTCGATCATGATGGTGGTTTACGGCGGGCTCACCGGTATGAAGGAAACCTCGGTGGGAAATCTTTTTGCCGGTGCGATTTTGCCGGGTCTGGTCCTGGCAGGGCTTTATTTTACCTATATTTTTATCCGGTGCAACTTCAACCCAACCCTGGGTCCTCCCATTTCAAAGCAGGAGGCTGCAGTCTATACCCCTGCCCAGAAATGGTCCATGACCCTTAAATCTTTAGTGCCGCCTCTGGCATTGATTCTGGCGGTTATGGGCACTATCCTGGCAGGGGTGGCAACGCCCACGGAAGCGGCCGGGCTCGGTGCGTTGGGCTCCATTATTCTGGCGTTCTGCAATAAAAAACTGACCCTTACCGTGCTCAAGGAATCTGCCTATGCCACCCTCAGGACCACCGCCATGGTCATGATGCTTTTTATCGGCGGAAAATTTTTTTCCACGGTATTTTTGAGCATGGGCGGGGGGGATGTGGTGGCGGACCTGCTCATCGGATCGGGCATGAACCGCTGGTTTATCCTGGCCGTGATGATGGCCATTGTTTTTCTCATGGGTATGTTCATTGACTGGGCTGCCATTCTTTTGGTTACCGTGCCCATTTTCATGCCCATTGCCATGGAGCTTGGGTTTAATCCCCTCTGGTTTTCCATACTCATGTGTGTGAATCTTCAAACCTCTTTTCTGACCCCGCCCTTTGGGTATGCCCTGTTTTATTTCAAAGGGGTGGCCCCTGAAGGCTATACCATGATGCATATTTATAAGGGAATTCTTCCCTTTGTTTTTCTCCAGGTGGTCAGTATCGGGCTGCTCTGCCTTTTCCCCGGTCTTGTGACCTGGCTGCCCGCCATATTTTTCGGGTCATAG